In Lates calcarifer isolate ASB-BC8 linkage group LG23, TLL_Latcal_v3, whole genome shotgun sequence, a single genomic region encodes these proteins:
- the LOC108899051 gene encoding LOW QUALITY PROTEIN: G-protein coupled receptor 26 (The sequence of the model RefSeq protein was modified relative to this genomic sequence to represent the inferred CDS: deleted 1 base in 1 codon), translated as MDTAEVILSVLVVVIIIVSLLSNVLVLICFLYNPEIRKQVPGLFNLNLTFCNLLLTVSNMPLTLVGLVSKAQPGGDGFCQIVGFLETFLSTNSMLSMAALSIDRWIAVVFPLRYHSKMRHKDAAFVLGYTWAHSMSFSTVATCLSWVGYHRLYASCTLSNPRASSRTQFVIFTVFFHSFTFLLSFIVLCVTYLKVLKVARFHCKRIDVITMQTLVLLVDIHPSVRQRCLEEQKRRRQRATRKISTFIGTFMLCFAPYVITRIVELFPAVPINPHWGIVSKCLAYSKAACDPFVYSLLRHQYKKTCTDIINRLLKRSSLNTSGRGHESQGNSIPTAE; from the exons ATGGACACTGCGGAGGTAATTCTCTCTGTGCTGGTGGTTGTGATTATTATAGTGTCGTTGCTGTCCAACGTCCTGGTGCTGATCTGCTTTCTGTACAACCCGGAGATCCGCAAGCAGGTTCCCGGTCTGTTCAACCTAAATCTCACCTTCTGCAACTTGTTGCTGACCGTGTCCAACATGCCGCTCACTTTGGTGGGACTTGTCAGCAAGGCTCAGCCGGGAGGAGACGGCTTCTGT CAGATCGTGGGATTCCTGGAGACCTTCCTGTCCACCAACTCGATGCTGAGCATGGCAGCTCTGAGCATCGACAGGTGGATCGCGGTGGTGTTCCCACTGAGGTACCACTCCAAAATGCGCCACAAAGACGCGGCGTTTGTGCTCGGGTACACGTGGGCGCACTCCATGTCCTTCTCCACCGTGGCCACCTGCCTCTCCTGGGTGGGATACCACCGGCTTTACGCGTCCTGCACGCTCTCCAACCCCAGAGCGAGCAGTCGGACCCAGTTTGTTATCTTCACCGTCTTTTTCCACTCCTTCACCTTTCTCCTGTCTTTTATAGTGTTATGTGTCACATACCTCAAAGTGCTTAAAGTGGCGAGGTTTCACTGTAAGAGGATCGACGTCATTACAATGCAAACTTTGGTGCTGCTGGTGGATATACACCCCAG CGTTCGTCAGCGTTGCTTGGAGGAGCAGAAGAGGCGACGACAGAGAGCGACGAGGAAGATCAGCACCTTCATCGGCACCTTCATGCTCTGCTTCGCTCCCTATGTGATCACAAG GATCGTGGAGTTATTTCCAGCGGTGCCTATCAATCCTCACTGGGGAATCGTCTCCAAGTGCTTAGCTTATAGCAAGGCGGCCTGCGACCCCTTCGTGTACTCCCTGCTTCGACATCAGTACAAGAAGACGTGCACTGACATCATCAACAGGCTGCTGAAGCGCAGCTCCCTGAACACGTCCGGGCGTGGGCACGAGAGCCAAGGCAACAGCATACCGACGGCAGAGTGA